A single window of Leishmania panamensis strain MHOM/PA/94/PSC-1 chromosome 35 sequence DNA harbors:
- a CDS encoding eukaryotic translation initiation factor 4 gamma, putative (TriTrypDB/GeneDB-style sysID: LpmP.35.6220), translating to MLFNLRGIVPQKEEKVKNQMTLADILAFRDTWTAIPEPNFSLERVLLTARLETKRKAEIPKLVMSENGFRVRDKKEMNAAELELRRVQGTLNKLTDKNFDAVVEEALSPDLVLNPLVLKGAVNIIFNKAMAEPVFSGIYAQLCQRIKVYEQDLVTEATENPTSELGQLMASMSTGDEEQRNLNGRVGNALVKRCQEFHDSFVNQPPTHNAEAEEQLRKRNMANIKFVGELYMRTLISHRVILAVCSTALVLGFISSPKLVTTEADLEMIVCLMNVIGKRFDENVNMGLNHVSKEAAAIAHPHDTIWRALNSSMNDPRISRRIRFLIQNLLEWRNNGWKPKESLAQGSSGGNVDDSNNTSNNERSNHRPSNNPGGVSGPSEQMHRNPSTNNFGGGGLWQQQMHQQHAGGRGYSVGGANAAGSRGMTRPPSMGDRGDEKMSRGGGPGTLRQDCVASYNDFSQFSTNNDYMMPPPPFAAPPPPFPEENMVPPPASAFGSQMSDEDRKLMALASPPKCVDDDLSSRILGYVRDAHVDGDWTAAGKAIVETVPQDAAHMCRMCAVYIIVKKVTETSSEEDRRLFMDSLNSGIFDINELTRGYSWCLTNAVAYNVKEDFPKVYSRFVACVMATKWMDFLSMVSNVMARTANYLDALYVPLGGAQMEWEEDFLEVWTSLLSKWKVDHPGDKVSSLDILNCIALIKQRPFMKDIASDFMMELSQQGYLDVVGAQAWIRENRTNEKYKMFLDELEQMYPDTA from the coding sequence ATGTTGTTCAACCTTCGGGGCATCGTTCCtcaaaaggaggagaaggtgaagaacCAAATGACGCTTGCTGACATTCTCGCTTTTCGCGACACGTGGACTGCCATTCCTGAGCCGAACTTCTCGCTGGAGCGCGTGCTGTTGACGGCACGCCTCGAAACGAAGCGCAAGGCGGAGATTCCGAAGCTGGTCATGTCCGAAAATGGCTTTCGCGTCCGCGACAAGAAGGAAATGAAtgcggcggagctggagctgcgccgtgtGCAGGGCACGCTGAACAAGCTCACCGACAAGAATTTTGACGCCGTGGTAGAGGAGGCGTTGTCGCCGGATCTAGTGTTGAACCCATTGGTGCTGAAGGGTGCGGTGAATATCATCTTCAACAAGGCCATGGCGGAGCCCGTCTTTTCCGGTATCTATGCCCAGCTGTGCCAGCGTATCAAAGTGTACGAGCAGGACCTTGTCACTGAGGCCACCGAAAACCCTACGTCTGAGCTTGGCCAGCTCATGGCATCGATGTCGACAGGGGacgaagagcagagaaaTCTAAATGGCCGCGTGGGCAATGCACTGGTGAAACGCTGCCAAGAGTTCCACGACAGCTTTGTCAACCAGCCGCCAACGCACAACGCTGAGGCCGAGGaacagctgcgcaagcgTAACATGGCGAACATCAAGTTCGTTGGTGAGCTGTACATGCGTACCCTCATCTCGCACCGGGTGATTCTGGCCGTGTGTTCGACAGCGCTTGTGCTAGGCTTCATCTCGAGTCCCAAGCTCGTCACCACGGAAGCCGACCTTGAGATGATTGTGTGTCTGATGAACGTCATCGGTAAGCGATTCGACGAAAACGTCAACATGGGGCTGAACCACGTGTCCAAGgaagccgccgccatcgcgcACCCGCACGACACCATCTGGCGCGCGCTGAACTCGTCGATGAACGACCCTCGCATCTCGCGCCGTATCCGGTTCCTCATTCAGAACCTTCTGGAGTGGCGCAATAATGGATGGAAGCCGAAAGAGAGCCTGGCTCAGGGCTCCTCGGGCGGCAACGTGGACGATAGCAACAATACGAGCAACAACGAGCGCTCCAACCACCGCCCTAGCAACAACCCTGGCGGTGTTAGCGGACCGAGTGAACAGATGCACCGCAATCCGTCGACGAACAACTTCGGTGGCGGGGGGTTGTGGCAACAGCAGATGCATCAGCAACACGCCGGTGGCCGTGGCTACAGCGTGGGTGGTGCGAACGCTGCTGGCAGCCGTGGCATGACACGACCCCCAAGCATGGGGGACAGAGGCGACGAGAAGATgagccgcggcggtggtccGGGCACCCTACGCCAGGACTGCGTCGCCAGCTATAACGATTTCAGCCAATTTTCGACCAACAACGATTACATGatgcctccaccgccgtttgcggcaccaccgccacccttcCCAGAAGAGAATatggtgccgccgcccgcTTCGGCATTCGGTTCGCAGATGAGCGATGAGGACCGCAAGCTGATGGCGttggcgtcgccgccaaAGTGCGTTGACGATGACCTCAGCTCGCGTATATTGGGCTACGTCCGCGATGCGCACGTGGATGGGGACTGGACCGCCGCCGGCAAGGCGATAGTGGAGACAGTGCCGCAGGACGCCGCGCACATGTGCCGCATGTGCGCTGTGTACATCATTGTGAAGAAGGTGACGGAGACATCTTCGGAGGAGGACCGTAGGCTTTTCATGGACTCGCTCAACAGTGGCATATTCGACATCAACGAACTGACACGCGGATACTCGTGGTGTCTGACAAATGCTGTGGCGTACAATGTCAAGGAGGACTTTCCCAAGGTGTACAGCCGCTTCGTAGCATGCGTGATGGCCACCAAGTGGATGGACTTCCTGTCGATGGTGAGTAACGTCATGGCACGCACAGCCAACTACCTTGACGCACTGTACGTACCGCTGGGAGGCGCGCAAAtggagtgggaggaggactTCCTGGAGGTGTGGACGTCTCTGCTCAGCAAGTGGAAAGTGGACCACCCGGGCGACAAGGTCAGCAGCCTCGACATCCTCAACTGCATCGCATTGATCAAGCAGCGTCCCTTCATGAAGGACATCGCTTCTGACTTTATGATGGAGCTGAGCCAGCAGGGCTACCTCGATGTTGTTGGGGCCCAGGCGTGGATTCGTGAAAACCGCACGAACGAGAAGTACAAGATGTTTCTGGACGAGCTAGAGCAGATGTATCCCGACACGGCGTAG
- a CDS encoding disgorgin, putative (TriTrypDB/GeneDB-style sysID: LpmP.35.6230), which produces MVESLRNVRGSHSSKLLPKSTVTTKTPPGELGCSEQEVELVSSPLFVVASDEEEELDRVVSPIRTPRAVRAPVSSRPDVPPSATPCPTSLTPKNVQSVGEAHLTRPLRRSQLRVAPTGGSDSDTQGEEDNADRLETPDADGRHSRPGNDCAREAEENDAEQQLVDEFGFVIDEDTKERDGKYIRRIDGKQVVRREIKWANMAADWNTTNTKMHAKLKERCRKGIPSRFRGVAWQLLMGSFHHLNSEENSGVYVALRDKKLADKEVDAIISRDLARTFPTHILFQDTGGVGQVFLRNVLHAYAGCDPEVGYVQGMSFLVAALSTQMAEEESFWALHEMMYNERYKMRELFRPGFPLLQQFFYQLERLIARLLPRLSKRLDELEIQPSFFASQWFLTLFVNHFPFRALLRVWDIFFSEGWKIIFRTGIALMKWEEPHLLTLSFEDMLLALKSLQDGKDARELLRRAHRVKFKTAELNRYGDEYWEKMGFIHRD; this is translated from the coding sequence ATGGTGGAAAGTCTACGGAACGTGCGGGGATCTCACTCGTCGAAGTTGCTGCCAAAGAGTACCGTGACTACGAAGACGCCTCCTGGTGAGCTTGGTTGCTCTGAGCAGGAAGTTGAGCTGGtttcctctcccttgttTGTCGTGGCCtcggatgaggaggaggagctggatcGCGTCGTCTCGCCAATTCGTACACCGCGCGCAGTACGTGCGCCGGTGTCTTCGAGACCTGACGTGCCGCCAAGCGCCACGCCGTGTCCGACGTCACTGACACCTAAGAATGTGCAATCTGTAGGGGAGGCACATCTCACTCGgccgctgcgcaggagcCAGCTGCGTGTAGCACCGACAGGTGGCAGCGATTCCGATAcgcagggggaggaagacaaTGCCGACAGACTTGAGACACCAGACGCTGACGGAAGGCATTCGCGCCCTGGCAACGACTGCGCGAGAGAGGCTGAAGAGAACGACGCGGAGCAGCAGTTAGTAGACGAGTTCGGCTTCGTGATTGACGAGGACACCAAGGAGCGGGATGGAAAGTACATCCGCCGCATTGACGGGAAGCAGGTGGTTCGGCGGGAGATCAAGTGGGCCAACATGGCAGCTGACTGGAACACAACGAACACGAAGATGCACGCCAAGCTGAAAGAGCGCTGCCGCAAAGGCATCCCCAGCCGCTTCCGCGGTGTTGCGTGGCAGCTGCTTATGGGCTCCTTCCATCACCTGAACTCCGAAGAGAACAGTGGCGTCTATGTGGCACTACGAGACAAGAAGCTGGCGGACAAGGAAGTAGACGCGATCATATCGCGTGACCTTGCTCGAACGTTTCCCACCCACATTCTCTTTCAGGATACCGGTGGCGTTGGGCAGGTCTTCCTGCGCAACGTCCTGCACGCGTACGCTGGATGCGATCCGGAGGTGGGCTACGTGCAGGGCATGAGCTTCCTCGTCGCGGCGCTATCTACGCAaatggcggaggaggagtccTTCTGGGCCTTGCACGAGATGATGTACAACGAGCGGTATAAGATGCGGGAGTTGTTCCGGCCTGGATTCCCGTTGCTACAGCAGTTTTTCTACCAGCTCGAGCGTCTGATTGCGCGACTGCTACCGCGACTGTCGAAGCGGCTCGACGAGCTCGAGATTCAgccctctttctttgcctcgCAGTGGTTTCTGACGCTGTTTGTGAATCATTTTCCCTTCAGGGCGCTTCTGCGAGTGTGGGACATCTTTTTTTCGGAGGGCTGGAAGATTATCTTTCGCACCGGTATTGCGCTCATGAAATGGGAGGAGCCTCATCTCTTGACCCTGTCGTTTGAGGATatgctgctggcgctcaaGAGTCTGCAGGATGGCAAAGACGCCCGtgagctgcttcgccgcgCGCACCGTGTGAAGTTCAAGACGGCGGAGCTGAATCGCTATGGTGACGAGTACTGGGAGAAGATGGGCTTTATTCATCGAGACTGA
- a CDS encoding rab-like GTPase activating protein, putative (TriTrypDB/GeneDB-style sysID: LpmP.35.6240) yields MVVAGRIVILPHAEEVGLRHGSAPATITSTTGRLNLVVPDRRGEENREAVSYDRSNGCDGTEECSTTSASTNRPPRQHCSQATSSPEMSAVSAHCRATAMRRDTYEFHDMFGFCVTEAEKAAEDYERRKKGYSGVYLARWQYMLTCWDKVKHDTLKKYCRRGVPQPMRCIVWQHLLRSWGMRERFPGTYMSLRSQPLDSKDIEDVIARDLHRTFPTNRLFREGESGQGLEMLRGILHAYANYNTGVGYCQGMGFLAATLILQVEEEEDAFWAFVALMEDERYNMKGVFSHNFPQLQCAFHVFEVLMRQTMPKLYAHLHDRHQIQPYLYAVHWFMTIFTYYFNFGLVSRIWDMFLCEGWKPVYRIALGLLKLEKQRLLSLNTETELLLALKSIQESKRPVEVLRAALKISFKTDYLKDVVADYNAQPR; encoded by the coding sequence atggtggtggcaggaAGAATTGTGATACTTCCTCACGCCGAGGAGGTAGGACTGCGCCACGGGTCAGCGCCGGCTAccatcacctccaccacaGGGCGCCTGAACCTCGTCGTGCCGGACCGTCGCGGCGAGGAGAACAGGGAAGCAGTCTCGTACGACAGGAGTAATGGGTGCGACGGCACGGAGGAGTGTTCCACGACATCCGCGAGCACCAACAGACCCCCGAGGCAGCACTGCTCCCAAGCCACCTCCTCACCGGAGATGAGTGCCGTCAGTGCGCACTGCCGCGCCACCGCAATGAGGCGCGACACCTACGAGTTTCACGACATGTTTGGATTTTGCGTtacggaggcggagaaggctgCCGAGGACTACGAGCGCCGCAAGAAAGGCTACAGCGGCGTTTATCTGGCTAGGTGGCAGTACATGCTCACCTGCTGGGACAAGGTGAAGCATGACACGCTGAAGAAGTACTGCAGACGCGGAGTGCCCCAACCGATGCGGTGCATTGTCTGGCAGCATCTGCTGCGGAGTTGGGGAATGAGGGAGCGTTTCCCGGGTACGTACATGAGCCTCCGCAGTCAGCCGCTCGACTCGAAGGACATAGAGGATGTCATCGCGCGCGACCTCCATCGCACCTTTCCCACGAACCGCCTTTTCCGTGAGGGTGAGTCGGGACAGGGGCTGgagatgctgcgcggcaTTCTGCACGCCTACGCGAACTACAACACCGGTGTAGGGTACTGCCAAGGCATGGGCTTCCTCGCAGCCACCCTGATCCTtcaggtggaggaggaggaggacgcctTTTGGGCCTTTGTCGCTCTTATGGAGGACGAGAGGTACAACATGAAGGGGGTCTTCTCACATAACTttccgcagctgcagtgtgcCTTTCACGTCTTTGAGGTGTTGATGCGCCAGACGATGCCGAAGCTCTATGCCCACCTGCACGATAGGCATCAGATACAACCATACCTCTACGCCGTGCACTGGTTCATGACCATCTTTACGTACTACTTCAACTTCGGTCTCGTGTCCCGCATCTGGGACATGTTTCTCTGCGAGGGGTGGAAACCAGTCTACCGCATCGCGCTGGGGCTCCTGAAGCTTGAGAAGCAGCGGTTGCTGTCGTTGAACACGGAAACTGAACTGCTCTTGGCACTCAAGAGCATTCAGGAGTCGAAGCGCCCTGTGGAGGTGCTGAGGGCCGCGCTCAAGATTAGCTTCAAGACCGACTACTTGAAGGACGTAGTGGCAGATTACAATGCACAACCAAGGTAG
- a CDS encoding protein kinase, putative (TriTrypDB/GeneDB-style sysID: LpmP.35.6250) — MRFVRSRMAKMALGVIGVPTVSVGALAVYIQYRQHTRLVPRVLKPLVDENGNLILESRLVTRPSHFAVWWRLVDLALIFIPLTVLYFILSLRKEWHDRWLKMLLAAVQRAGPVFIKIGQWSCTREDLFSPEFRNVFKRLYSEVDIHPYEDTLRILSEELKCDPFTVFDSIQPETVGSGSIGQVHLAQLKNSNRKVVIKVMHPGIIETIVLDFTILNSLAKMVDTWCPNLGRYRLPSLSLAFTTHLAAQLDFRIEAQNLEQFRENFKSEHYVEFPEPLMSTQRMLVETFCEGEPANPEFLASLPSHARDVLANKGLNTWCKMLLRDNFIHGDMHPGNILIDTTSDPHEPRVTMIDVGLCQQLTEHEGAVTHDLMESFVRWNSNQCADSLLAMSDKQPYVESDAFRRDLADLFKHYRPTRNDENAVTNILQSVFESIRQNNVQMDTAYVSLLFAVLVLESFIMNLNPDFNMVRHAAPWLVSEGHLSKGVVKNLIKTKIDNLKRKYGIFSGRLEDLQQEAQNKVNGLRISEGAW, encoded by the coding sequence ATGAGATTTGTCCGCTCTCGGATGGCCAAGATGGCGTTGGGGGTGATCGGGGTTCCTACCGTTAGCGTGGGTGCTCTTGCTGTGTATATACAGTATCGGCAACACACTCGTCTGGTACCACGCGTGCTAAAGCCGCTCGTGGACGAGAACGGTAACCTCATCTTGGAGAGCCGCTTGGTGACGCGTCCGTCGCACTTTGCCGTGTGGTGGCGGTTGGTGGATCTAGCGCTCATCTTCATTCCTTTAACTGTTCTGTACTTCATTCTGTCACTGCGTAAGGAGTGGCATGATCGGTGGCTGAAAatgctgctggcggcggtgcagcgcgctgGCCCCGTTTTTATAAAGATCGGCCAGTGGAGTTGTACCCGGGAGGACCTCTTTTCCCCTGAATTCCGCAACGTCTTTAAGCGGCTGTACAGTGAAGTCGACATACATCCGTACGAGGATACACTTCGCATCTTGTCAGAGGAGCTGAAGTGCGACCCGTTCACCGTCTTCGACTCCATTCAGCCCGAGACGGTCGGCTCTGGCTCTATTGGTCAGGTGCATCTCGCACAGCTGAAGAACTCCAACCGCAAGGTGGTCATTAAAGTTATGCACCCGGGTATCATTGAAACGATTGTACTGGACTTCACTATTCTCAATAGTTTGGCCAAGATGGTGGACACATGGTGCCCCAATCTGGGCCGCTACCGTCTCCCGTCGCTTTCCTTGGCCTTCACGACTCAcctggcggcgcagctggactTCCGGATAGAGGCGCAAAACCTCGAGCAATTCCGTGAGAACTTCAAGTCAGAGCACTACGTAGAGTTCCCTGAGCCGCTCATGTCGACGCAGCGGATGCTGGTAGAGACGTTCTGCGAAGGCGAGCCGGCAAACCCGGAGTTTCTTGCGTCTCTGCCGTCGCACGCTCGCGATGTACTGGCGAACAAAGGTCTCAACACATGGTGCAAGATGTTGCTGAGGGACAACTTCATCCACGGCGATATGCACCCAGGCAACATCCTCATCGACACCACGAGTGACCCACACGAGCCGAGGGTGACCATGATCGATGTCGGCCTCTGCCAGCAGCTCACCGAGCACGAGGGAGCCGTCACGCACGACTTGATGGAGTCGTTTGTGCGCTGGAACTCCAACCAGTGCGCCGACAGTCTCCTCGCCATGTCGGATAAGCAACCATACGTTGAGTCTGACGCCTTCCGCCGCGACTTGGCTGATCTCTTCAAGCACTACCGCCCTACGCGCAACGATGAGAATGCCGTCACGAACATCTTGCAGTCGGTGTTCGAAAGCATTCGCCAGAACAACGTGCAGATGGATACTGCTTACGTGTCACTGCTCTTCGCTGTGCTCGTGCTCGAGTCGTTCATCATGAACCTAAATCCGGACTTCAACATGGTGCGTCACGCCGCACCATGGCTGGTGAGTGAGGGTCACCTGTCGAAGGGTGTTGTGAAGAACCTCATCAAGACAAAGATCGACAATCTGAAGCGCAAGTACGGCATTTTCAGCGGTCGACTGGAAGacctgcagcaggaggcgcaAAACAAGGTCAACGGTTTGCGTATAAGCGAGGGTGCTTGGTAG
- a CDS encoding CCR4-NOT transcription complex subunit 10, putative (TriTrypDB/GeneDB-style sysID: LpmP.35.6260) codes for MAEVFEKQLADAKTAFYADNYAEAERVLRGMPQEDLKVQHNLVITRYLQHQLSSEQTLAALRASAEGTGEDPNMKAPGLMLQYEGHETAVYNQAVLYARSGQAHEAVLLLRRILENAQEIALSTLVYSLCLFHTLTKPIRKTMSRMSSRHDEELVQTVLTSNMEKLRVVPELMKLVEAAFADSSGLHDVFSDVENDQVKQAVHLNNLGVFSLSEDKLNVASLCFTKAEKTAASKPAGQHILRSIQYNVGLCALLREDYEGALHEFLSLQDSMKASALFWVRCAEAAVSCVQQGARKQCRADYERQQNTFSEMLQSGKVYSNFEFMLLPSATTVPGPATIEPSRETTEKTALEQIATAAVQNALFLLVPKGHTFCSAVEAFPHEEALLQYAMLYWVALELSRRNYMAAAEAGQEMLNGHERHLLPPNLHATLLIYVVEALVHLNDPDRAMKVLRRTSLSSLVSGSNNDPVDAAQRSRVEALFVNLTISHILTGSWNQAHSIMESLLRKIYEVAPAGTAEYTPERDTMFTYCILEVFLELAQGNQEKAAEWMLKITWSI; via the coding sequence atGGCAGAGGTGTTCGAGAAGCAGCTGGCCGACGCCAAGACGGCGTTCTACGCCGACAACTATGCTGAAGCAGAGAGGGTGCTGCGAGGAATGCCCCAGGAGGACCTGAAGGTGCAGCACAACTTAGTAATCACCCGCtacctgcagcaccagctgtCTAGTGAGCAAACGTTGGCAGCTCTGCGTGCCAGCGCCGAGGGCACCGGTGAGGACCCTAACATGAAGGCCCCAGGCCTGATGTTGCAGTACGAGGGGCACGAAACGGCGGTGTACAACCAGGCGGTCCTCTACGCCCGCAGCGGCCAAGCGCacgaggcagtgctgctgctgcgccgcattcTGGAGAACGCGCAGGAGATAGCCTTGTCGACGCTGGTGTACAGTCTCTGCCTGTTTCACACCCTCACAAAACCAATACGCAAGACCATGAGCCGCATGTCGAGCCGTCACGACGAGGAGCTGGTGCAGACCGTGCTCACCTCAAATATGGAGAAGTTGCGTGTCGTACCGGAGCTGATGAAgttggtggaggcggcgttTGCCGATTCCAGTGGACTCCACGATGTCTTTTCAGACGTAGAAAATGATCAGGTGAAGCAGGCGGTGCATCTCAACAACCTAGgcgtcttttccctctcggAGGACAAACTTAACGTGGCAAGCCTGTGTTTCAccaaggcagagaagacggcggcgtcgaAGCCAGCGGGGCAGCATATCCTTCGATCCATACAGTACAACGTCGGGCTGTGCGCGCTGCTTCGGGAGGACTACGAGGGCGCGCTACATGagttcctctctctgcaggaCTCAATGAAGGCGTCTGCTCTCTTCTGGGTGCGCtgcgcggaggcggcggtatCGTGCGTGCAGCAAGGGGCCCGAAAGCAGTGTCGCGCTGACTACGAGCGACAGCAGAACACCTTCAGCGAGATGCTGCAAAGTGGCAAGGTCTATTCAAACTTCGAGTTCATGCTGTTGCCAAGTGCGACGACCGTGCCTGGGCCGGCGACGATCGAGCCGTCGAGAGAGACGACAGAGAAGACTGCTCTTGAGCAGATTGCCACAGCGGCCGTGCAGAATGCCCTCTTCCTGCTAGTACCCAAGGGCCACACCTTCTGTAGCGCGGTTGAGGCGTTTCCCCACGAAGAAGCACTCCTGCAGTACGCCATGTTGTATTGGGTGGCCCTCGAGCTGAGCCGCCGCAACTAtatggcggcggcagaagccGGCCAGGAGATGCTGAATGGCCATGAGCGCCATCTCCTGCCGCCGAACCTGCATGCCACGCTGCTCATCTACGTAGTGGAGGCCCTCGTGCACCTCAACGACCCGGATCGGGCCATGAAGGTTCTTCGTCGGACCTCGCTGTCGTCCCTGGTCTCGGGGTCGAATAACGATCCGGTCGATGCGGCGCAACGTAGCCGCGTAGAGGCACTCTTCGTGAATTTGACCATCTCGCACATCCTGACGGGGTCTTGGAACCAGGCCCACTCGATCATGGaatcgctgctgcgcaagatTTACGAAGTGGCCCCGGCCGGTACTGCGGAGTACACGCCAGAGCGTGACACAATGTTCACCTACTGCATCTTGGAGGTTTTCCTTGAGCTGGCGCAGGGAAACCAAGAGAAGGCCGCTGAGTGGATGCTCAAGATAACGTGGAGCATATAA